The following DNA comes from Bradyrhizobium sp. SK17.
GCCAATCCGATCACCGCGGACGAAGCGCGCAACATCCTGCGCAATGCTCCGGGCTGCCTCGTGATCGACAAGCACGAGCCGGGCGGCTACGTCACGCCCTATGAGGCGGCCGGCGAGGACGCCACCTATATCAGCCGCATCCGCGAGGACGCCACGGTGGAGAACGGCCTGGCGTTCTGGTGCGTGTCGGACAATCTGCGCAAGGGCGCGGCGCTGAATGCCGTGCAGATCGCCGAAGTCCTGATCAACCGCAAGCTGATCACCGCGAAGCAGAAGGCGGCGTAGCAGCGACAAGACGGCGTCGGGAAACGCGTGCCATGGCGGAAGATCCGGCGGCTCATCGGTCCGATCCGACGCTGAAGCGCGTTGAACGACGTTTCGAGAGCCTGCTGTTCAACAGCCGCTGGCTGATGGCGCCGTTCTATTTCGGCCTCGTCATCAGCCTCGCGGCATTGCTGTTCAAGTTCTGCATGGAGCTGTGGCACTTCATCCTGCATGTGCCGCAGGCCAAGGAATCCGACATCATCCTCGGCGTGCTCGCGCTGATCGACATCTCGCTGACCGGCAATCTGATCCTGATCGTGGTGTTTTCCGGCTACGAGAATTTCGTGTCGAAGATCGATCCGGAGGGGCACCCGGACTGGCCGGACTGGATGACCAAGGTTGATTTCGGCGGCCTGAAGCAGAAGCTGCTGGCGTCGATCGTCGCGATCTCGGCCATTCAGGTACTGAAAGCCTTCATGAACATCGATACGGCGTTCGATCCCAGCAAGCTCGCCTGGCTGGTCGGCGTGCACCTGGTGTTCGTGGTGTCGGCCTTCATGCTCGCGATCTCCGATCGCTGGAGCGGCGGCCACCACGGCGGCGAGTAGGGTCCGTGAATAGTGAGTGGCGAATGGGAAGTCCCCCATTCGCTGCTCGCCATCCCCTGCTCGCTATTCGCTTTTCATCGCATCGTTGACGCTGATGAATTCCTTGGCGACCCGGTCGAGCACGAACAGCGAGCCCTCGGCGACGCCGAAATAGGCACCGTGCAGCTGCATCTCGCCGCTCTCCACCCGTTCGCGGACGAACGGGAAGGTCATCAAATTCTCCAGCGAGCGGAACACCGCGGCCTTTTCGATGCGGGTGACGAAGTCCTGCATGCTCTCGTGCTCGCGCTGCTCGACGACCTCACCCGGCTTGATGAACATCTGCATCCATTTGCCGATGAAGTCGCCGGGCGTCAGCGGCTTGATCTTGTCGATGAAGGCGCGGATGCCGCCGCACTGGGCATGGCCCAGCACCACGATATTCTTCACCTTCAGCACGGTCACGGCATATTCCAGCGCGGCCGAGACGCCGTGCGCGTTGCCGTCGGGCTGATAGACCGGAACCAGGTTGGCGATGTTCCGCACCACGAACAGCTCGCCGGGGCCGGCATCGAAGATCACTTCCGGTGAGACGCGGGAATCGCAGCAGCCGATCACCATGGTCTCGGGGAACTGGCCGCGTTCCGACAGATCGCGGTATCGCGACTGTTCAGTCGGCAGCCGCTGGGTCGCGAAAGTCCGGTAGCCGTCGATCAATTGCTTCGGAAAGAATTTCATGGCCTCTGGCTAACCACATGAGGGTGACGGGAACAAGACTTTCGGCGGGCCGCCTGAGATGATACGGCAGCGCTGAAGCATGGTTCCTGCGCCGCTGCCCAAACAATGGACGCTGGCGGCGCAGCCCACCCCAGGAGAATGCCGATGACCCGTCCGCGCCGCAGCCTGTTGTTCATGCCGGGATCGAATGCTCGGGCGCTGGAAAAGGCTCCTACGCTCGCCGCGGACGGCATCATCCTCGATCTGGAGGATTCGGTCGCTCCCGACGCCAAGGCGGTGGCCCGCGAGCAGATCGCCAAGGCGGTCGCCGCCAAGGGGTTTGGCAAGCGCGAGGTCCTGATCCGCATCAACGCGCTCGACACCCCCTGGTGGGTCGACGACATCGGCATGGCCGGCAAGGCGCAGCCGGACGGCATCTTGGTTCCGAAGATCTCCACCGTCGACGATCTCAACGCGGTCGCCGACCGCCTGAGCGACATCAATGCGCCTGCTTCGATCCGGGTCTGGGCGATGATCGAGACCTCGCGCGCCGTGCTGGATGCCGACAAGCTCGCCGCGGCGTCGAAGGATTCCGAAATCCGGCTCGCCGGCTTCGTGTTCGGGCCGAACGACATCTCGCGTGAAACCCGGATCCGGATGAAGCCGGGCCGCGCGGCGATGATCCCGATGATCACCCATTGCATCCTGGCGACCCGCGCGCACGGGCTCGAGATCCTCGACGGCCCCTATGGCGACATCGGCAATGTCGACGGCTTTGCCGACGAATGCGCGCAGGGTCGCGATCTCGGCTTCGACGGCAAGACGCTGATCCATCCGAGTCACATCGAGGCCTGCAACGCGATCTTCACGCCGCCGGAGGCCGAGGTCGCCGAGGCGCGCAAGATCATTGCCGCATTCGAAAAGCCGGAGAACGCCTCGCGTGGCGCGATCCAGCTCGACGGCCGCATGGTGGAGCGCCTGCACGCCGAGATGGCGAGGCGCACGATCGCGATCGCGGACGCGATCGCCGCGATGGGGCATTAGCGGCAGGTTATCTTCCCTTCTCCCCTTGTGGGAGAAGGTGGCGCGAAGCGCCGGATGAGGGGTTGTCTGCGTTTGCGAGATTCGTCCGTGTGGAGAGAACCCCTCACCCGGCTTCGCTTCGCGAAGCCACCCTCTTCCACAAGGGGAGAGGGTGCCAGCAGTGCTCGTGTTACGCCCCGAACTTCTTCGCCGCCCACGCATACAGGCTGCCGGGAATAGGCGTCTCGCCGCCGCGGCCCTTCGGCGAGATGTGCAGGCCGACGATCGCGGGATCGTTCAGATAGCGTGAATGGTCCGACGGCTCGAAGAACAATTTCGGCTCCGCGTGTACCGCGTAGAACGAGCGCTTCGGCAGCGCATACTGCAACTCGCCCTCGCGGCGCGCCAGCGCAGTAAGCGCGGCCGGGCCGAAGATCGCAACCCGGATGTCGGCGACGCGGTTGGACTTGCCGCGCAGCCGGTGCATCGCAAAGGTCACGCGATGACGCAGCGCCAGCCAGTCCGGCGTCAACTCGTCCTGTTGCA
Coding sequences within:
- a CDS encoding CoA ester lyase, with translation MTRPRRSLLFMPGSNARALEKAPTLAADGIILDLEDSVAPDAKAVAREQIAKAVAAKGFGKREVLIRINALDTPWWVDDIGMAGKAQPDGILVPKISTVDDLNAVADRLSDINAPASIRVWAMIETSRAVLDADKLAAASKDSEIRLAGFVFGPNDISRETRIRMKPGRAAMIPMITHCILATRAHGLEILDGPYGDIGNVDGFADECAQGRDLGFDGKTLIHPSHIEACNAIFTPPEAEVAEARKIIAAFEKPENASRGAIQLDGRMVERLHAEMARRTIAIADAIAAMGH
- a CDS encoding TIGR00645 family protein — protein: MAEDPAAHRSDPTLKRVERRFESLLFNSRWLMAPFYFGLVISLAALLFKFCMELWHFILHVPQAKESDIILGVLALIDISLTGNLILIVVFSGYENFVSKIDPEGHPDWPDWMTKVDFGGLKQKLLASIVAISAIQVLKAFMNIDTAFDPSKLAWLVGVHLVFVVSAFMLAISDRWSGGHHGGE
- a CDS encoding carbonic anhydrase, yielding MKFFPKQLIDGYRTFATQRLPTEQSRYRDLSERGQFPETMVIGCCDSRVSPEVIFDAGPGELFVVRNIANLVPVYQPDGNAHGVSAALEYAVTVLKVKNIVVLGHAQCGGIRAFIDKIKPLTPGDFIGKWMQMFIKPGEVVEQREHESMQDFVTRIEKAAVFRSLENLMTFPFVRERVESGEMQLHGAYFGVAEGSLFVLDRVAKEFISVNDAMKSE